In the Cylindrospermopsis raciborskii Cr2010 genome, GAACAACTAGTGAATCTGGCAAATCGCTAGGTTCTGGAATGGTTTTTTTACGCATTCAACTTCTTACTTCTGACCCCAAAATCAATTAACTGGCAAAATTGAACAGTTGACGCAAAAATTCAATTTTTTTTTAGTTTGTGGCCGAACTGACAGTGGTGCTAATCAATTGGATAATTAAACCTGGTACAGCAGAGAGTGACAACAAAATCAAGCGAAGGGTATGTTACTAAAATAACTGAGTTAAGTTGATTTCTTAGTAAGACCATTAATACAAAGTTTGTTATGTGCTCTCTGTTTTCCGGTTGGAAGTAGGTAATTGGTGTCAGGGTGTTAGGTTATCACATCGACAATTTTTACTTGTAAAGCTTTTACTTGTAAAGCCCTTTTTAACTCCGCGAGTTCATCTCGGTGAGCAGTGACAGTGATTATACTTGAGGGGTGTTGTTCATTTTGGCAAAACTCCATTTTGAGTAATACCTTCTCAATTCTTCCGGATTGGCGCCAGTAGAATATACCACTTAATGGTGCTACTAAAACCAAAAAAAATGGATTCTGACTGGAAAAAAGCTGGGCTAAAACTAGTCCTAGACAAGCAAGACCTAGAGCAGCTAAAACAGTCAGAAACACAGCTAAAAACCAACTAGGTTGGACAAAGCCCTCGAAAATGACTTCCTTTTTTTCTGGATCTGCGGAAACCACTCGATAAGCACGGGATTGGAAATAGTCCTTGAGTTGACCCATCAGGATGGTTTCATCGTCTTCAGAGGCTATTTTTGCTTGTTCAGTGCGATCTTTGGTGGAAGCACGAATAAAGAAAAACAACCCCACAAGCAATAACAAGGTGAGGAGAAAGGTGGATGGAATGATAGCAGTATCCATGACTTTTATTTTTTTAAATGAATCCCACCTATTTATTATTAATGATTGTTGATCTATTCTGGAGTCAAACCAGTCAAGTGGGATTTTTGATAGTCACTAAGAGATAAGCTACTAGATCTATTGACTTTTATAGAAGTTTCTTAAAGAGTTTATTGATCCTACTATGGGAATTATTTAAATATGACGAAGGACTTGGAAATGCAATCCACTAATATAAGAGCGATCGCCCAGATGTTTCGCTTAGCGGGTTGGATTAGTTTTTGGATACAACTAGTATTAGGTGTGATATCTGGGATAATAGTATTGCTATATGCCTTTTTTAGTCAGAGACCGGGTAGTCCTAATAACAATCCGGGCACGGGATTTGGCATATTTTTGGCCGTATGTGGATTAATAGTTTTAGGTGCGGGTATTTATTTAGGTTACAGGTATACAAGAATTGGTAAACAACTGGACTCATCCAATCCTAGCAATCGTCCACGAAAACTAGAGAGTGTACAGGTGATTAGACTAGGCGTATGGATTAATCTAGGAGGTATTTTAGTGACTTTATTAGGTGCTCAAGCAATTGTAGGCACATTGGTTGCCCGATCAATTTCCCCCCAAGCAGTTACAACCCAGCTATTTGATCCAAATCGAGTGATTAGCGGATTGGATATGTTAGTTGTTCAAGCGAACACCAATACAATTTCAGCTCATTTTGCAGGGCTTGTTTGTTCACTGTTTTTACTAAATCGAATCACAAGATAGTTGATCGAAAATTTTTCAATCTTTTTTGGAGTGATGACCAATGCTGGATATTAAACAGATTAGAGAAAACCCACAACTGATACAGAAAAAGCTGAATAGTCGCGGTGGTAAATATGAAATTCAGCCCATATTGGATTTAAGCCAAAAACAACGGGAGTTGGAATTAGAGCGCAACGAATTGCAAGCTAGAAGTAATGAAATTGGTAAACTGGTAGGTCAAAAGGTAAAAACAGGAATTAGTCCTCAAAGTGAAGAACTTCTCTCGTTAAAGGAAGAAGGCAATCTGGTTAAAACTAAACTAAGCGATTTAGAACCTAGAGAAAAAGAGTTAAAAGGGCAAATTGAACAGTTGTTATTAGCACTTCCCAATCTTCCCAGCGACAGTACCCCCATTGGTGAAAGCGAAGATGATAATCCGGAGATTAGAAGATGGGGAGATGAATATAAACCCCAAAATGCCAATATATTACCCCACTGGGAAATAGGAGAAAAGTTAGGTATCTTAAACTTTGAAAGAGCAGTAAAGATAGCTCAAAGTAGGTTTGTGAACTTAATAGGTGCAGGGGCTGCTTTGGAACGAGCACTAATTCAATTTATGTTAAGCAAGCACATAGAAAACGGTTATATTGAGATTAGCCCACCCTTATTAGTAAATACGGATTCTCTGACGGGAACTGGACAACTGCCCAAATTTGCCCAAGAGAGTTTTAAATGTGCAGAGGATGAGTTATGGTTAATTCCTACAGCAGAAGTTCCCGTCACTAATTTATATAGAGGGGAAATTTTGAACAAAGAAGATTTACCAATCTATCATACTGCATATACTCCCTGTTTTAGAAGAGAAGCTGGTAGCTATGGTAGGGATATGCGCGGTTTAATTAGACTGCATCAATTCAATAAAGTTGAGCTGGTAAAGATAGTGAGCCCCGAATCTTCTTTTGAGGAATTAGAGAAATTAGTAGGGAGTGCGGAGTCAATTTTACAGTCTTTAAAATTACCGTACCGAGTAATTGAACTATGTACTGGTGATTTAGGGTTTGGAGCAACCAAAACCTATGATTTAGAGGTGTGGTTGCCATCCTTTAACAAATATAGAGAGATTTCCAGTTGTTCTAATTGTATTGACTTTCAAGCTAGGAGAGCAGATATTCGGTTTAAAGAGGCTGGTAAAAAAGGAACGCGTTTTGTACATACACTAAATGGTTCCGGACTAGCTGTAGGAAGGACAATGGCAGCGATTTTAGAGAATTATCAGCAAGCTGATGGAACAGTTAAAGTACCAGAAGCGTTGCAGAGCTATTTAGGTAGAGAAGTTTTGTAATACTCTGACATAAATAGCTCCCATGGTTTCCCTATCTATAGTCATAGATACATTTGCAGCTTTAATAATAAAAACTGGCAATTTTTGCTCAACCATGATATTAGTTCCTGTCCTAATACCCATTGAAATCAACTTTTTTTTAATGATTTCATTTTGGGGTTGACAGACTGTAACAATTCCCTTTTCTCCAGTTTGAAGTAATTCCAAAGAACAACCAACCACAGTAAAAGGAGTAAACATTGTCAAAATACTCACAGAAATTGAAATAGGAGTAATCTTCTAACTTGTATATGGTCCAGAACGCTAGGGTTGATGATTAGGTAGGCGTTCTGGTTCGCCTTAGCTATACAAGATTTGCTTCTTGATGGGTTTTAATTGTACAGTTAGAGCGAGGATAGGTAACACATAATAGGGCAAACTTCTTAGATAATTGGTCATCATCTAAGAAATTTTGATCATCTTGGTTAATCTCACCTTCTATAATTTTGCCCACACAACTAGAGCAAGAACCAGCGTGACAAGAAACAGGCAATTCAATATCTGCTTCTGCTGCTGCATCAACAATTGATGTCTCTTCATCACAGTCAATTGTAGCATCTAAACCTTGCTTTTCGTTAACCAATCTGACTTTATAGGTAGCCATAGTCTTTCTCCTGAAAATTGAATAGAATTTGTAGTTTAGGTAGATGCTACCCAGACAAAAATGTGGAGAATGTTCACGGTTGTAAACTGATGCGATGGAACTAGTTTCCTTATTTATTTTTTCCCAAATTCCAAATAGTTTTAGCTGTAAGGTACACCATTGGGTGAACAATCTCCCGATTTGAAAGACTTACCACAACCACAAGTATCGGTAGCGTTTGGATTAGAGAACTTAAAACCGCTATCCATGACTCCTTCAATAAAATCAATTTCCACCCCTTCTAACAAGGGCGCACTTTTAGCATCAATATAAAGCAACACATTTCCCTGTTTAGTAACAATATCATCAGGTTGGGGTTGACTGGTGATTTCAATACCATATTCATAGCCACTACAACCACCATTTTTTACAGAAATGCGTACACCTGACTGATTTTCTTGGGTAGCAGAAGTTTTTAAAAACGCCCGCAAACGAAATTCCGCCTTTTCGGTTAAAGTTATAGTCATTTTTTTTCCTATTGGCTAAGATTTAGATTGGCTGATGGTTTATTTCTCAATTCCATCATCAAGTTCATGAAGTTTTAGGAATAAATCTTTAAACAGATAAAGACTGAGATTGGGAATATCGCCAAGGTGCAGTGTTACCACAAACTGGACAATTACGATCCCTCTGGGAACGACGCTTAACAAATTCCATTCTGGAAAAATTAATTGTTAGCAGTTCTGACAACAATGGTTGACTAAAACCTGTAATGAGTTTAATAGCTTCCAGAGCAGTTAAACAAGCTAAAGTTCCAGAAACAGCACCCAAAACTGAAAACCCACGTCTATCCCAATCCGGTTTTTCTGGAAACAAACAGGATAAACAGGGAGTAACACCGGGAATAATTGTTGTTAGGTATGCTTCCATTCCATCCATAGCTGCTTCTACCATTGGTTTGCGCCAACGCACACAAGCTGCATTTAGTAAATTCCGCTCGTTGAAATTGTGAGCACAATCCAGGGCCATATCAGCAGATTGCACTAAAGAGTCTACATTTTCTGCAGTGATATAATCATGAACTGCTTCAATTTCCACATCGGGATTAATAGCTTCGAGTGTTTCCTTCGCCTTAAAAATTCTTGGTTTACCTACCCAATCATCGGTCATTAAAACCTGGCGATTCATGTCATCCAGACGTAAATCACCACCACGAACTAAAATCAGACGCCCAACACCTGCTACTGCTAAATAAAGAGCTGCAGTACCACCTAATCCCCCCACACCAGTCACCAGAATCGTCGCTGATTTAAGACGATTTTGAGCTAGTTCACCGAAATTTGGCAGCATCATTTGGCGACTATACCGCTCTAATTCCTTAGGCGTTAGACTCATTAATTCATACCTCCTAATCAGATATAATGTCTGTTAAAGTAACTACATTTTTCGGTTTATCATTGAACACCTTGAACAGTTTTTGTTCATGGGGTGTGGATTCCATAAAAACTTGATATGCTTGTTGCAGTGCTGTACTATATTTCTCCAATCTTTCTGAATCACTTAAATTGGGATATTCTTGATTAATTTCATACATAAATTGAGAAAACTTCTTCAAAATATGTAGACGATTAACATTAACAAAGTGTTGATCGTAAGCCAGATTAAAAAATTGAAAATATGCCTCCGCATCCACAATTTGTTTAAATTCTTCCATAGTTCTATTCATTAACTTGTCTCCATAGTTTTTAGTTGTTGTTTTAGCCGATCTAATTCTTTGTATATTTCATAGGTTTCAGCTGCAACAGTCATCAATTTTTCGTAATCTGTTGGCAGTCCTTCCGCTAAATCATGCAGATCCATTTTCATTTGACCTGCTTTACTATTTAGCCTTTTGATTGTATTTCTTAGATCTTCAATTGTCATTGCAATAGATGATGAGTAATTAGTAGACTGAGCATAGGTAGTTATGGAAAAGTTATTGAGAATCTCAAACTACAAGTTACCAACTTGTGGAAAACGTTGAGCTAAATCAATTCCTTTTTGGACAAAGTTTTGCCCCTCTTCATTTAACTTTTCCAGAGATTCAAATCCAAAACGATGGGCATCTCGTAAAGTTTTGATAGCCAACAATAGTCGCCCAGAAAAAACTAGCGCCCAACCAAAACCCTCATGACCTAATTGAATCACCACATTAGAAATCATACCAGTTTCTTGCTCAATACTAGCAGCTACAGCTCGAAAAAAGGCATTAATTCGAGCAATAGTTGCCGGATCGATTTCTCCTTCTACAGAGATTTGTTTTTTGTTCTGCTTGGTCACAACAAAGGGTTTGAGAATTAATTCATCAGACCAATTTCGATAAAAACCATAGCTATCACTAGCTCTGATCTGTTGTACCAAAGTTTTTAAAAACGGGGAGACTGTACCATTTCCGTTCACACTATTATTTTGACTCATATTGCAGCTTCGTTTTCTACTTCCTCTAAAAAATTAGATTTCTTTTGACCTAGAGCCTTCCGTAACCAAGGTGGAGGATTCCCTTTTAAGGTTTGCACTAGTTTATTTAAGATTTCGGCAATTTCTTCCTCTTCAGATTTGGCTTTTACCGGAGTCACACCATGTTTAATTAGTTTAGCGGCCGCACTACCACCAATTGCCAGAACATAAACTATAGTACAGTCATGTAAGGCCTCAAGTTTAGGGGTAATTTTATCCTCATTGCCATCTTCCTTTAACTCACCATCAAACCTGAGAGTCTCCCTAAATTCATAGCCTTGATCGGAAATTTCATAAACATCAATTTCCTTAGCCCATCCAAAATGGGCATTGACGTGAATTCTATCACTGGTCGTAAATGCAATTTTCACTTTCATTTGTCCTTTATAACTAACAACTTGAGAATTTGATTTATCCCCTATTCATTACATGTTGCCATTGTTGCATCATTAATGACTCTTCATGTTCTATAAACAGGTTGCCAATGGCAAACAGAACTTCCATAGTTCCTCGATAACCAACCTTGGTAAATAATCCATTTCCCAATCTGTCATAAATTGGTATTCCTAAACGATAAAGGGGAATACTCAGACGTTTGGCAATGGTATTTACATTAGAGTTGCCAATCAATAAATCAGATCCAACTGCTATATCTGCCAAATCTTCCAAATCCCCAATGGTGACACTTTTAATGGGTAAAATATCTAATAAGGGGGATTTAGTGGTGCTCACAGCTCCATGAATACAAGCACCCATAGACTGTAAAAACCTAATCATAGACCACATTAAATCTGGCTCTAATGCTAAAGAAATTCGTTTGGCACCTAAATAAAAATGAGTGTCTAACATCCCATCTTGTAATTGACGACGTTGACGACTATATTTTTCCGGAACCGGATTTCCACTTAATACCGACAAAGCTTGCAAAAATTCATCCACCGGTTCTAAACCTGTTAAATCTCGAAAGACCTCATAATCGGTATTAAATCTTTCTTGAAGAATTTTTGCTGCCCCGCGCATACTTTCACCCAATGCAATAGTAAAAGCTGAACTACCCACAGCACGCAGTTCTGGGAGAGTAGTCCCACTCACTGTTACCGCACGATAATCATCTTCCAGATGACCGTCTAGAGAAGCACCTAAATTGGGTACAAAAATAGGTTCTAATCCAAAGGATTTGACCATTTCTTCAATTTCTTGAATGTCCCCAGGAGTAAAAGCAGAACCGGCCAAAATGGTAATTTGCTCTGTTTTTACCCCTCCAGCTTTAGGTATTTGCTGGACAATACTTTCCACAGCAACTGCAAAACCATCTTG is a window encoding:
- a CDS encoding cofactor assembly of complex C subunit B; the encoded protein is MDTAIIPSTFLLTLLLLVGLFFFIRASTKDRTEQAKIASEDDETILMGQLKDYFQSRAYRVVSADPEKKEVIFEGFVQPSWFLAVFLTVLAALGLACLGLVLAQLFSSQNPFFLVLVAPLSGIFYWRQSGRIEKVLLKMEFCQNEQHPSSIITVTAHRDELAELKRALQVKALQVKIVDVIT
- a CDS encoding DUF3611 family protein, which encodes MTKDLEMQSTNIRAIAQMFRLAGWISFWIQLVLGVISGIIVLLYAFFSQRPGSPNNNPGTGFGIFLAVCGLIVLGAGIYLGYRYTRIGKQLDSSNPSNRPRKLESVQVIRLGVWINLGGILVTLLGAQAIVGTLVARSISPQAVTTQLFDPNRVISGLDMLVVQANTNTISAHFAGLVCSLFLLNRITR
- the serS gene encoding serine--tRNA ligase, producing the protein MLDIKQIRENPQLIQKKLNSRGGKYEIQPILDLSQKQRELELERNELQARSNEIGKLVGQKVKTGISPQSEELLSLKEEGNLVKTKLSDLEPREKELKGQIEQLLLALPNLPSDSTPIGESEDDNPEIRRWGDEYKPQNANILPHWEIGEKLGILNFERAVKIAQSRFVNLIGAGAALERALIQFMLSKHIENGYIEISPPLLVNTDSLTGTGQLPKFAQESFKCAEDELWLIPTAEVPVTNLYRGEILNKEDLPIYHTAYTPCFRREAGSYGRDMRGLIRLHQFNKVELVKIVSPESSFEELEKLVGSAESILQSLKLPYRVIELCTGDLGFGATKTYDLEVWLPSFNKYREISSCSNCIDFQARRADIRFKEAGKKGTRFVHTLNGSGLAVGRTMAAILENYQQADGTVKVPEALQSYLGREVL
- a CDS encoding FeoA family protein, producing MFTPFTVVGCSLELLQTGEKGIVTVCQPQNEIIKKKLISMGIRTGTNIMVEQKLPVFIIKAANVSMTIDRETMGAIYVRVLQNFST
- a CDS encoding 2Fe-2S iron-sulfur cluster-binding protein, whose translation is MATYKVRLVNEKQGLDATIDCDEETSIVDAAAEADIELPVSCHAGSCSSCVGKIIEGEINQDDQNFLDDDQLSKKFALLCVTYPRSNCTIKTHQEANLV
- a CDS encoding HesB/IscA family protein: MTITLTEKAEFRLRAFLKTSATQENQSGVRISVKNGGCSGYEYGIEITSQPQPDDIVTKQGNVLLYIDAKSAPLLEGVEIDFIEGVMDSGFKFSNPNATDTCGCGKSFKSGDCSPNGVPYS
- a CDS encoding HesA/MoeB/ThiF family protein, whose protein sequence is MSLTPKELERYSRQMMLPNFGELAQNRLKSATILVTGVGGLGGTAALYLAVAGVGRLILVRGGDLRLDDMNRQVLMTDDWVGKPRIFKAKETLEAINPDVEIEAVHDYITAENVDSLVQSADMALDCAHNFNERNLLNAACVRWRKPMVEAAMDGMEAYLTTIIPGVTPCLSCLFPEKPDWDRRGFSVLGAVSGTLACLTALEAIKLITGFSQPLLSELLTINFSRMEFVKRRSQRDRNCPVCGNTAPWRYSQSQSLSV
- the nifW gene encoding nitrogenase-stabilizing/protective protein NifW yields the protein MNRTMEEFKQIVDAEAYFQFFNLAYDQHFVNVNRLHILKKFSQFMYEINQEYPNLSDSERLEKYSTALQQAYQVFMESTPHEQKLFKVFNDKPKNVVTLTDIISD
- a CDS encoding CCE_0567 family metalloprotein, with the protein product MTIEDLRNTIKRLNSKAGQMKMDLHDLAEGLPTDYEKLMTVAAETYEIYKELDRLKQQLKTMETS
- a CDS encoding NifX-associated nitrogen fixation protein encodes the protein MSQNNSVNGNGTVSPFLKTLVQQIRASDSYGFYRNWSDELILKPFVVTKQNKKQISVEGEIDPATIARINAFFRAVAASIEQETGMISNVVIQLGHEGFGWALVFSGRLLLAIKTLRDAHRFGFESLEKLNEEGQNFVQKGIDLAQRFPQVGNL
- the nifX gene encoding nitrogen fixation protein NifX; this encodes MKVKIAFTTSDRIHVNAHFGWAKEIDVYEISDQGYEFRETLRFDGELKEDGNEDKITPKLEALHDCTIVYVLAIGGSAAAKLIKHGVTPVKAKSEEEEIAEILNKLVQTLKGNPPPWLRKALGQKKSNFLEEVENEAAI
- the nifN gene encoding nitrogenase iron-molybdenum cofactor biosynthesis protein NifN yields the protein MAIVTIPNKPVSVNPLKQSQALGAALAFLGLKGTMPLFHGSQGCTAFAKVVLVRHFREAIPLATTAMTEVTTILGGEENVEQAILTLVEKAKPEIIGLCTTGLTETRGDDIERFLKEIRKRHPELDHLPIIFAPTPDFKGALQDGFAVAVESIVQQIPKAGGVKTEQITILAGSAFTPGDIQEIEEMVKSFGLEPIFVPNLGASLDGHLEDDYRAVTVSGTTLPELRAVGSSAFTIALGESMRGAAKILQERFNTDYEVFRDLTGLEPVDEFLQALSVLSGNPVPEKYSRQRRQLQDGMLDTHFYLGAKRISLALEPDLMWSMIRFLQSMGACIHGAVSTTKSPLLDILPIKSVTIGDLEDLADIAVGSDLLIGNSNVNTIAKRLSIPLYRLGIPIYDRLGNGLFTKVGYRGTMEVLFAIGNLFIEHEESLMMQQWQHVMNRG